From a single Planctomicrobium piriforme genomic region:
- a CDS encoding response regulator: MQHTSSATVGKDFLRVSAPLVTLLIGCGVALLLTLMVWQFGESRRQAEIQALAVQNARDIQRMVDVQLEAVESIRALYAASVSVEPEEFSSFTKSLLQRRKGIRILAWAPVETASGEAAFPVRVLEPAENSSDWTRVDLMQLPGCRAAIDAAIAIGSPVVTDVLPLKMGAKETIACLVLSPIYENRQPVDSAAERREHLQGVVVGVCALSDLIGAALPPLEEDGLAFVLTDQPFTKTPPNKPMFESRGWSAAAANQTRAPESMLAIDVAGRQWWLAHRPTARFKPSQPAWEHWAVLIGGLWITSLLAAYLYSIRGRTRRIEAMVTERTSELAAANAALSRAKETAEAANRAKSEFLANMSHEIRTPMNGVIGMTDLALGTSLTPEQREYMELVKCSADYLLSVINDILDFSKIEAGKMDLEAIPFSLHENLDKTVASLAMRAHAKKLELACHILHDVPDGLTGDPGRVRQVLINLLGNAIKFTEKGEIVLKVELVSRTSDAATLRFSVRDTGIGIPPEKRDRLFKAFSQVDSSTTRKYGGTGLGLAISARLVKLMDGQLDVQSTPGEGSTFFFTAKFELAPLDSLPAVQLEPESLHGLQILAVDDNATNRRILCELLTSWGMRPAVAEGGVAALQELERARNAGQPYALVMTDNMMPDMSGFELVAEIQRRPELSAPLLMMLSSADRYEDAQRCKEMGIAAYTTKPIRQSDLLNAIIRTLDGKPRPCLAAPPTKAEAGKAPHSLRLLLAEDGLVNQKLAVRLLEKRGHTVEVAPNGIATLAALDRAEFDAVLMDVEMPDMDGLEATATIRQRERKTGRHVPIIAMTANAMQGDRERCLNAGMDEYLSKPLNPAELFRIVEALAGHAVVR, translated from the coding sequence ATGCAGCACACTTCATCCGCAACAGTCGGAAAAGATTTTCTACGGGTCTCAGCTCCGCTGGTCACCTTGTTGATCGGTTGCGGAGTGGCACTGCTGTTGACGCTGATGGTGTGGCAATTCGGCGAATCCCGCCGTCAGGCGGAGATTCAAGCTCTTGCCGTGCAGAATGCCCGCGATATTCAACGGATGGTGGATGTCCAGCTGGAAGCAGTCGAATCGATTCGTGCTCTGTATGCCGCGTCGGTTTCTGTTGAGCCAGAGGAATTCAGTAGCTTCACCAAATCTCTGCTGCAGCGTCGAAAAGGAATTCGGATCCTCGCCTGGGCGCCGGTCGAGACCGCGAGCGGCGAAGCCGCGTTCCCAGTGCGGGTCCTGGAACCGGCCGAAAACAGTAGCGACTGGACCAGGGTCGATTTGATGCAGTTACCTGGCTGTCGGGCGGCCATTGATGCCGCGATCGCCATCGGGTCTCCCGTCGTGACGGATGTGCTGCCGCTCAAAATGGGGGCAAAAGAGACGATCGCCTGTCTGGTCCTCTCGCCGATTTATGAGAACCGTCAGCCAGTCGATTCCGCAGCGGAGCGGCGAGAGCACTTGCAGGGAGTTGTGGTCGGGGTCTGCGCCTTGAGCGACCTGATTGGCGCGGCACTCCCACCATTGGAAGAAGACGGCCTGGCGTTCGTACTGACCGATCAACCGTTCACGAAGACCCCGCCCAATAAGCCGATGTTCGAATCACGCGGGTGGTCGGCCGCGGCGGCGAATCAGACCCGTGCGCCGGAATCGATGCTGGCGATTGATGTGGCCGGCCGTCAATGGTGGCTCGCACACCGCCCCACGGCGCGCTTCAAACCGTCCCAACCGGCGTGGGAACACTGGGCAGTCTTGATCGGGGGATTGTGGATCACCAGCCTGCTGGCCGCGTATCTTTACAGCATCCGTGGGCGGACGCGACGCATCGAAGCGATGGTGACCGAGCGAACGTCGGAACTCGCGGCGGCGAATGCCGCACTCTCCCGCGCAAAAGAAACCGCAGAAGCGGCGAATCGCGCGAAGAGCGAGTTTCTCGCCAACATGAGTCACGAGATTCGCACGCCGATGAACGGCGTCATCGGCATGACGGATCTCGCTCTGGGAACCTCGCTGACGCCCGAGCAGCGGGAATACATGGAACTCGTGAAGTGTTCGGCCGACTACCTGCTGTCGGTCATCAACGACATTCTCGACTTCTCCAAGATTGAAGCCGGCAAAATGGATCTGGAAGCGATCCCTTTCAGTCTGCATGAAAATCTCGACAAAACAGTCGCCTCGCTGGCGATGCGGGCTCACGCAAAAAAGCTGGAACTGGCGTGTCACATTCTTCACGATGTGCCCGATGGACTGACAGGCGATCCCGGACGAGTGCGGCAGGTGTTGATCAATCTGCTCGGCAACGCGATCAAGTTCACCGAGAAAGGGGAGATCGTGTTGAAAGTGGAACTCGTCAGCCGGACGAGTGACGCCGCCACTCTCCGGTTCTCGGTGCGGGATACAGGCATCGGCATTCCGCCTGAGAAACGGGACAGGCTCTTCAAGGCCTTCTCTCAGGTCGACAGTTCGACCACCAGAAAATACGGCGGCACCGGTCTCGGCCTCGCCATCTCCGCTCGGCTGGTGAAATTGATGGACGGGCAACTGGACGTGCAGAGCACTCCAGGCGAGGGCAGCACGTTTTTCTTCACGGCGAAGTTTGAACTCGCACCGCTGGATTCTTTACCTGCGGTGCAGCTCGAACCGGAATCGCTGCATGGCTTGCAGATCCTGGCAGTCGACGACAACGCGACCAATCGCCGCATTCTATGTGAACTGCTCACCAGTTGGGGCATGCGGCCCGCCGTGGCCGAAGGGGGGGTGGCCGCACTGCAGGAACTCGAACGGGCACGAAACGCAGGCCAGCCCTATGCGCTGGTGATGACCGACAACATGATGCCGGACATGAGCGGCTTCGAACTCGTGGCCGAGATTCAGCGTCGCCCTGAGCTGTCCGCGCCGCTGCTGATGATGCTCTCATCGGCCGACCGTTACGAAGATGCCCAGCGCTGCAAGGAAATGGGAATCGCGGCCTATACCACAAAGCCGATCCGGCAGTCGGATCTGTTGAACGCAATTATCCGCACGCTGGACGGCAAGCCGCGACCTTGCCTTGCCGCGCCTCCCACCAAAGCCGAAGCAGGCAAGGCCCCGCACAGCTTGCGACTGCTGCTGGCGGAAGACGGGCTCGTCAATCAGAAACTGGCGGTTCGCCTATTGGAGAAACGAGGACACACTGTGGAAGTCGCCCCCAACGGAATCGCCACGCTGGCGGCGCTTGATCGGGCCGAGTTTGACGCTGTGTTGATGGATGTCGAGATGCCTGATATGGACGGACTCGAGGCGACAGCCACGATTCGGCAACGGGAACGCAAGACCGGTCGCCATGTCCCGATCATCGCCATGACCGCCAACGCCATGCAGGGAGACCGGGAACGCTGCCTGAACGCCGGCATGGATGAATATCTCTCGAAGCCCCTCAATCCTGCAGAGCTGTTTCGCATCGTCGAAGCGCTGGCCGGACATGCGGTCGTGCGCTGA
- a CDS encoding HD domain-containing protein codes for MSDEKIRRRIAVDAAQLLMQRQETDLKKARLRAARRLFKGYIRKDNMPSEAEIRDEIEKLSYVVQGDVRFDNLRQVRVGALNFMRRLAEYEPRIMGDLVSGDVRTSAAAEVFFHEEDEAAVMERLEALLKGERVDQTPVIQDPLSPTTAPVPMELDFMEHPEQHGISLAEFERLVAHAYPDLGIESAVVETPSDRDRFEVYRMLLSPLEQVQQRKSQHPEGDALYHSLQVFELAREELPYDEEFLLAALLHDIGKGIDSGDSLQAGLTALSGYVTDRTVWFIENLHDAQRLLENSVGARARKRLQHHEDIEELLLLARCDRDGRVPGGTAPTLDAAIEYLRDLARSYG; via the coding sequence ATGTCTGACGAAAAAATCCGGCGGCGAATCGCGGTGGATGCCGCGCAGTTGCTCATGCAGAGGCAGGAAACCGACCTGAAGAAGGCCCGGCTGCGAGCAGCGCGACGGCTCTTCAAAGGCTACATCCGCAAAGACAACATGCCCTCGGAAGCGGAAATCCGCGACGAGATCGAAAAACTCTCGTACGTCGTGCAGGGGGATGTGCGGTTCGACAACCTGCGCCAAGTTCGGGTCGGCGCACTGAACTTCATGCGCCGTCTGGCGGAATACGAGCCGCGAATCATGGGCGACCTGGTGAGCGGCGATGTCCGCACCAGCGCCGCGGCGGAAGTCTTCTTTCACGAGGAGGACGAAGCCGCGGTGATGGAACGCCTCGAAGCCTTGTTGAAAGGAGAACGGGTCGATCAGACGCCTGTGATTCAAGATCCGCTCTCGCCGACAACTGCGCCGGTCCCGATGGAACTCGACTTCATGGAACACCCGGAACAGCACGGCATTTCACTTGCCGAATTCGAGCGGCTGGTGGCGCATGCGTATCCCGATCTGGGAATTGAGTCCGCCGTGGTCGAGACCCCCAGCGACCGCGACCGCTTTGAGGTCTACCGGATGCTGCTGTCGCCGCTTGAACAGGTGCAGCAGCGTAAGTCGCAGCATCCTGAAGGGGACGCCCTCTATCACAGCCTGCAGGTGTTCGAGCTGGCTCGGGAAGAACTCCCCTATGACGAGGAATTTCTCCTCGCAGCGCTGCTGCATGACATCGGCAAGGGCATCGACTCCGGCGACTCGCTACAAGCCGGACTGACGGCGCTGAGCGGCTATGTGACCGACCGCACCGTCTGGTTCATTGAAAATCTGCACGACGCACAGCGGCTGCTGGAGAACTCGGTTGGCGCGCGGGCCAGAAAGCGGCTGCAGCATCACGAAGACATTGAAGAATTGCTGCTGCTCGCCCGTTGCGACCGCGACGGCCGCGTCCCCGGCGGCACGGCGCCCACGCTGGATGCAGCCATCGAGTACCTCCGCGACCTTGCCCGCAGTTATGGATGA
- the rho gene encoding transcription termination factor Rho: MPPKSSSSSSSPRRSSPRKPRKKEAPAVEQELDAPKEEASSADDQDFGAGIVEDEPARPRSESRRSESRTTESRSTESKSAEPKTPEPRTAEPRSAEPRREARSERPSRARGAESRGAESRSSESREEARTESRAPAPVEREREPEIQRPSRHVADDDDILDLNDVDLDDDDNDDGPDAGSQSGPSGTGEPGTGEGDDGDRRPRRRRRRRGRRTDGPTPPQQYNQSQGNQGGQSTQREHGSGGGGQHYNRPSNNSGSNSGGSYGGGGHGGGGYGGGGGGGYGGGHSGGGNNQRRRDQQPNRNRNSGPGNNNNSNNNRNRRVSKFEQNAAPSEPVATSGTIEGVLELHPKGYGFLRSPENDYGARETDAFVSSSFVEKHHLREGIRIRGEIGPGTRGQGPRVLTIDSVDGGSVEDYEKLKHFDTLTAINPFEQIKLETGAQPVTMRVMDLLCPIGKGQRALIVAPPRTGKTMLLQDIANAVSKNHPEIHLIVLLIDERPEEVTEMRRTVRGEVIASSMDQDVESHVRISQLIIERGKRLAESGKDCFILLDSITRTARAFNKWTRGGRDSKIQTGGLDVRAMDIPRKMFGTARRFDEGGSLTVCATALIDTGSRMDEAIFQEFKGTGNMEMVLSRDLADRRIWPSIDISKSGTRREEKIIDPELLDGIIMLRRSLVSMNPTEAMDQLIRTLAKFPTNREFLQKIRAVL, encoded by the coding sequence ATGCCTCCAAAAAGCTCTTCTTCCTCGTCGAGCCCACGCCGCTCCAGCCCTCGCAAACCCCGTAAAAAGGAAGCGCCCGCTGTCGAGCAGGAACTCGATGCTCCCAAGGAAGAAGCCTCGTCCGCGGACGATCAGGATTTTGGCGCCGGGATTGTCGAAGACGAACCTGCCCGCCCCCGTTCCGAGTCGCGTCGCTCCGAATCACGCACTACTGAATCACGCAGCACCGAATCGAAGAGTGCTGAACCCAAGACGCCCGAGCCGCGTACCGCCGAGCCGCGCAGTGCCGAACCTCGACGCGAAGCACGCAGCGAACGCCCCAGCCGGGCGCGCGGTGCCGAGTCACGGGGTGCTGAATCACGCAGTTCTGAATCCCGAGAAGAAGCCCGTACCGAGTCGCGAGCCCCGGCTCCGGTCGAACGCGAGCGCGAACCCGAGATTCAGCGTCCCTCGCGACATGTCGCGGATGACGATGACATTCTCGACCTGAACGACGTCGATCTCGACGACGATGACAATGACGACGGCCCTGATGCAGGCTCGCAGTCCGGTCCGTCCGGGACAGGTGAACCCGGCACTGGCGAAGGGGACGATGGAGATCGCCGTCCGCGTCGTCGCCGACGTCGTCGCGGTCGTCGCACCGATGGTCCGACTCCCCCGCAGCAGTACAACCAGAGCCAGGGAAATCAGGGAGGCCAGTCCACCCAGCGCGAGCATGGCAGTGGAGGCGGCGGCCAGCACTACAATCGCCCCAGCAACAATAGCGGCAGTAACAGCGGCGGCAGTTACGGCGGCGGTGGTCATGGCGGAGGCGGATACGGAGGTGGTGGAGGCGGCGGCTACGGTGGAGGTCACAGCGGCGGCGGCAACAATCAGCGCCGTCGCGACCAGCAGCCCAACCGCAATCGCAACAGTGGACCTGGTAATAACAACAACAGCAATAACAATCGGAACCGCCGCGTCTCGAAATTCGAGCAGAATGCCGCACCCAGCGAACCGGTCGCCACCAGCGGCACGATCGAAGGGGTTCTCGAACTGCATCCCAAGGGCTACGGCTTCCTGCGTTCGCCGGAAAACGATTACGGCGCACGCGAAACCGACGCCTTCGTTTCCAGCTCGTTCGTCGAGAAGCATCATCTCCGCGAAGGCATTCGCATTCGCGGCGAGATCGGTCCCGGCACCCGCGGCCAGGGCCCTCGCGTCCTGACTATCGATTCCGTCGACGGCGGATCGGTCGAGGACTACGAAAAGCTCAAGCACTTCGACACGCTGACTGCCATTAACCCTTTCGAGCAGATCAAACTCGAAACTGGGGCGCAGCCCGTCACCATGCGGGTGATGGACCTGCTGTGTCCGATCGGCAAAGGGCAACGGGCCCTGATTGTCGCTCCGCCCCGCACCGGCAAAACGATGCTCCTGCAGGACATCGCCAACGCGGTCAGCAAGAATCATCCGGAAATTCACCTCATCGTGCTGCTCATCGACGAGCGGCCTGAAGAAGTGACGGAAATGCGGCGGACTGTCCGCGGGGAAGTCATTGCTTCCTCGATGGATCAGGACGTCGAAAGCCATGTCCGGATCAGCCAGTTGATTATCGAACGGGGCAAGCGTCTCGCCGAATCGGGCAAAGACTGCTTCATCCTGCTCGACAGCATCACGCGTACTGCCCGGGCGTTCAACAAGTGGACCCGCGGCGGACGCGACTCGAAGATCCAGACCGGCGGTCTGGATGTGCGGGCGATGGACATCCCCCGCAAAATGTTCGGCACGGCCCGTCGCTTTGATGAGGGTGGTTCGCTCACTGTGTGTGCTACTGCCCTGATCGACACCGGCAGCCGGATGGACGAAGCCATCTTCCAGGAGTTCAAGGGAACCGGGAATATGGAAATGGTGCTGAGCCGCGACCTGGCCGACCGCCGCATCTGGCCGTCGATCGACATCAGCAAGTCCGGCACCCGTCGCGAAGAAAAGATCATCGATCCGGAACTGCTGGACGGCATCATCATGCTGCGACGCAGCCTGGTCTCGATGAATCCGACCGAAGCGATGGACCAGTTGATTCGCACGCTCGCCAAGTTCCCCACGAACCGCGAGTTCCTGCAGAAGATCCGCGCCGTGCTGTAA